A portion of the Zootoca vivipara chromosome 6, rZooViv1.1, whole genome shotgun sequence genome contains these proteins:
- the LOC118087869 gene encoding phospholipase A2 homolog otoconin-22: MQNVTIFLLVLACGATLVTGLASQFNEMIQMSTVTYSLANFTNYGCHCGAGTQGFPVDAIDRCCHSHDCCYNKAEMFGCSPSTHSYRFYAQRDKIKCVKSRDRCEKLVCECDQKAASCFRKHLFAYNLQFKNHPAGNCRAQRPFC, encoded by the exons ATGCAGAACGTTACAATCTTCCTACTGGTTCTGGCTTGCG GAGCCACTCTGGTGACCGGCCTTGCCTCCCAGTTTAATGAGATGATTCAGATGAGCACCGTCACCTACAGCCTGGCCAACTTCACCAACTACGGCTGCCACTGTGGGGCAGGGACTCAAGGCTTCCCCGTGGACGCCATCGACAG GTGCTGCCACAGCCACGACTGCTGCTACAACAAGGCCGAGATGTTCGGTTGCAGCCCAAGCACCCACTCATACAGGTTCTACGCCCAGAGGGATAAAATTAAATGTG TCAAGTCTCGGGACCGGTGCGAGAAGCTCGTATGCGAATGTGACCAAAAAGCGGCCAGCTGCTTCCGGAAGCATCTCTTTGCCTATAACCTCCAGTTCAAGAATCACCCAGCGGGCAACTGCagggcacagcggccattttgttGA